A single region of the Arthrobacter sp. V1I7 genome encodes:
- a CDS encoding transporter substrate-binding domain-containing protein yields MVHKGVKRSLVAVAAISFLALTTACTNAEGSPPTASGNEAKSGQSGQELAQGVQPDSTVQELVPAAIKGKGSLTLVTDPTYAPIDFTDEQGKIVGLEPDMALAVAKKMGLTIAIEKADFNGILAGIEARRYDASWAAFSITEERKDKVNMVSYMRGGTSVMVRKGNPLGIQSEMDLCGKTVAAQTGTTQALNVLPAFEKKCADAGKDKPVSLLLPQQDNVNQSVAAGRAQALVADNALTGYYAQLQPDAFTSVDSILVEPSLSGVVSPKDDGGLSKTFQAAIQSLMDDGTYAKIMESWNLKSGILNKSEVNPSVGS; encoded by the coding sequence ATGGTGCACAAAGGCGTGAAAAGGTCCCTCGTGGCTGTGGCTGCCATCAGCTTCCTGGCGTTGACAACGGCTTGCACCAACGCCGAGGGATCGCCTCCCACCGCATCAGGCAACGAAGCCAAAAGCGGCCAGAGCGGGCAGGAACTTGCGCAGGGAGTGCAGCCGGATTCGACGGTCCAGGAACTTGTCCCGGCCGCCATCAAGGGCAAGGGGTCGCTGACGCTGGTCACAGACCCCACCTACGCTCCGATTGATTTCACCGACGAGCAGGGCAAGATCGTTGGGCTGGAGCCGGACATGGCCCTGGCCGTGGCGAAGAAGATGGGCCTCACCATCGCCATCGAGAAAGCCGATTTCAACGGCATCCTGGCCGGTATCGAGGCCCGGCGTTACGACGCGTCGTGGGCCGCGTTCTCCATCACGGAGGAACGCAAGGACAAGGTCAACATGGTCAGCTACATGCGTGGCGGAACCTCCGTCATGGTCCGCAAGGGCAATCCGCTGGGCATCCAGTCCGAAATGGACCTCTGCGGCAAAACCGTCGCTGCCCAAACCGGAACCACCCAGGCGCTGAACGTGCTCCCGGCCTTCGAAAAGAAGTGCGCCGATGCAGGCAAAGACAAGCCCGTTTCCCTTTTGCTGCCCCAGCAGGACAACGTCAACCAGTCAGTGGCGGCGGGCCGCGCCCAGGCATTGGTGGCGGACAATGCGCTGACCGGATACTACGCCCAGTTGCAGCCGGACGCCTTCACCTCCGTGGACTCCATTCTGGTGGAACCGTCCCTGTCAGGCGTTGTGAGCCCCAAGGATGACGGCGGTTTGTCCAAGACCTTCCAGGCGGCCATCCAGTCCCTCATGGACGACGGAACCTACGCCAAGATCATGGAGTCCTGGAACCTCAAGTCCGGCATCCTCAACAAGTCCGAGGTCAACCCGTCGGTGGGGTCATGA
- a CDS encoding amidohydrolase — protein sequence MSFPTSHETPAAAPAATLFFGGTIRTVDTEDSVPEALLVIGSRIAAVGTPEECRSAARALSTSVPEVVDLRGRTLVPGFVDPHAHPLMYGQLLSWVDCGPEAAPDIPTMLERLARAAAENPGDGPIRGYGYEHRNLAEQRHPSRQELDTVSSTREVYVMNASGHGGIVNSFVLDTAGIDSNTPNPPGGTFFRDSGGSLTGELSDAACDILTGEDGVKLGHHGPNFHLADTKEQHRGQLLHAQREFLSHGVTTIGDAQVTKREFAAYLDLVERGELVTRINAYFLSSLLDEVLQLGLVDHFGDSLLSFAGIKLYADGTLGGWTAYFPEGYRDDPCRTGSLYHEPAEYRSLVVRAHSAGLQTATHAQSPTAIQLVIDAVKEATAVSPRADHRHRIEHCGLPTPEQITEMAGLGILPVNQPQHYFNWGPGVLDAIGSPGERFNPLGEFVAAAVPVTMSSDAPVAEPRPLEAIQTAVTRKTRSGVQLGSDELKIDAAAALRAHTINGARAMGREKDLGSLEPQKLADFVILAEDPLAAPAERISSIDVVETWVNGVRVYTV from the coding sequence ATGTCATTCCCGACATCCCATGAAACGCCCGCCGCAGCACCGGCGGCAACCCTGTTCTTTGGCGGCACCATCCGGACGGTCGACACTGAGGATTCCGTCCCAGAAGCGCTGCTGGTGATCGGAAGCCGCATCGCCGCCGTCGGGACTCCCGAGGAATGCCGCTCTGCGGCCCGCGCACTCAGCACCTCGGTTCCGGAGGTCGTGGACCTCCGGGGCCGCACACTGGTCCCCGGGTTCGTGGACCCGCATGCCCACCCGCTGATGTATGGGCAGCTGCTGTCCTGGGTGGACTGTGGGCCTGAAGCCGCGCCTGACATCCCCACCATGCTCGAACGCCTGGCAAGGGCCGCGGCGGAAAATCCCGGCGACGGTCCGATCCGGGGCTACGGGTATGAGCACCGCAACCTGGCCGAGCAGCGCCACCCGAGCCGGCAGGAACTGGACACGGTCTCCAGCACCCGCGAGGTCTACGTCATGAACGCAAGTGGCCATGGCGGCATCGTGAACTCATTTGTCCTGGACACGGCCGGAATTGACTCGAACACCCCCAACCCGCCGGGCGGCACCTTCTTCCGCGACTCCGGGGGCTCCCTGACCGGCGAACTTTCCGACGCCGCCTGCGACATCCTCACGGGCGAGGACGGAGTGAAGCTCGGCCACCATGGACCCAACTTCCACCTGGCGGACACCAAGGAACAGCACCGCGGTCAGCTGCTCCATGCCCAGCGCGAGTTCCTCAGCCACGGCGTCACAACCATCGGTGATGCCCAGGTCACGAAGCGCGAATTCGCGGCCTACCTTGACCTGGTGGAGCGCGGGGAACTGGTGACCCGCATCAACGCCTACTTCCTCTCCAGCCTCCTGGATGAAGTCCTGCAGCTGGGCCTCGTGGACCACTTCGGCGATTCGCTCCTGTCCTTCGCGGGCATCAAGCTCTACGCGGACGGAACGCTGGGCGGCTGGACGGCGTACTTCCCGGAGGGCTACCGCGACGACCCCTGCCGCACCGGTTCGCTTTACCATGAGCCCGCGGAATACCGTTCGCTGGTGGTCAGGGCCCACAGCGCAGGCCTGCAGACGGCCACCCACGCGCAGTCGCCCACGGCCATCCAGCTGGTGATCGATGCCGTGAAGGAAGCCACTGCCGTCTCGCCGCGGGCGGACCACCGCCACCGGATCGAGCACTGCGGCCTGCCCACGCCGGAGCAGATCACGGAGATGGCCGGCCTCGGCATCCTTCCGGTCAACCAGCCCCAGCACTACTTCAACTGGGGCCCGGGTGTGCTGGACGCGATCGGCAGCCCCGGGGAGCGCTTCAACCCCCTGGGCGAATTCGTGGCCGCGGCGGTACCCGTCACCATGAGCTCGGACGCCCCCGTGGCCGAACCGCGTCCGCTGGAGGCCATCCAGACCGCCGTTACCCGCAAGACCCGCTCTGGCGTGCAGCTCGGCTCGGACGAGTTGAAGATCGACGCCGCCGCCGCCCTCCGCGCCCACACCATCAACGGCGCACGGGCGATGGGACGTGAGAAGGACCTGGGTTCCCTGGAACCGCAAAAGCTCGCCGACTTCGTGATCCTCGCCGAGGATCCGCTGGCGGCGCCTGCCGAACGAATCAGCAGCATCGACGTCGTGGAGACCTGGGTCAACGGCGTGCGCGTGTACACCGTGTAG
- a CDS encoding TetR/AcrR family transcriptional regulator — MSETTPGRRTRSVTAEAMAERRQSILHYASQVISRGGVEGCSFAELSEASGFSIGMIQHYFRHRDRLIGAAVEYRIEESLAEWQRIYDRGDNALERLHDLLTFSIQGDTPFEEAWGFWLQIYAAAHKNAEIRESVAAVWSSWRGLFVRALEEAADEKLLRPSIDVNELATLLVATIDGLAIQSLNGVHTFTPEELIETLHRFAAREFGIDAQEFILRKRSKLVDAR; from the coding sequence ATGAGCGAGACAACCCCGGGCCGCCGCACGCGAAGCGTCACAGCCGAGGCGATGGCCGAACGCCGGCAGAGCATTCTGCATTACGCCTCGCAGGTAATCTCCCGCGGGGGTGTGGAGGGTTGCTCCTTCGCAGAACTTTCCGAGGCCTCCGGCTTCAGCATCGGCATGATCCAGCACTACTTCCGGCACCGCGACCGGCTGATCGGCGCGGCTGTGGAGTACCGCATAGAGGAATCCCTTGCGGAATGGCAGCGTATCTACGACCGCGGCGACAATGCCCTCGAACGGCTCCACGACCTGCTGACCTTCTCCATCCAGGGCGACACCCCGTTCGAAGAGGCCTGGGGCTTCTGGCTGCAGATCTATGCCGCGGCCCACAAGAACGCCGAAATCCGCGAAAGCGTCGCGGCCGTCTGGAGTTCATGGCGGGGCCTTTTCGTGAGGGCGCTTGAAGAGGCCGCGGACGAGAAACTCCTCCGGCCCTCCATCGACGTCAACGAACTGGCAACACTGCTTGTGGCCACCATCGATGGACTCGCGATCCAGTCGCTGAACGGGGTCCACACCTTCACGCCGGAAGAACTGATCGAGACGCTGCACCGCTTTGCCGCCCGCGAGTTCGGGATCGATGCCCAGGAATTCATTCTCAGGAAGCGCTCCAAACTCGTGGACGCGCGCTAG
- a CDS encoding amino acid ABC transporter permease translates to MSERSVAAEKRRDFADLASRPVLKRKRPGQLIAMVVVGLFSLMGGYVIVTNPGFGWPTVARYLFDIRILNGLLTTIELTVIAMVLGFVIGLVIAVMRMSDNSLLRGVAGAYIWFFRGTPLLVQMLFWGFAAVLFPTIGIGIPGGPMLVEWNTNDLLPLFVAGILGLGLNEGAYMAEIVRAGLMGVPAGQSEASHAMGFSRMETLRHVVIPQAMKIILPPVGNETISMLKTTSLVIVIGVGDLLYNTQQIYARNLEQIPLLIVASLWYILLTTILSLIQARIEKRYSRGNVLQARKA, encoded by the coding sequence GTGTCCGAACGATCCGTCGCCGCCGAAAAGCGGCGTGATTTTGCGGACCTGGCTTCACGGCCGGTGCTCAAGCGAAAACGGCCCGGGCAGCTGATCGCCATGGTGGTGGTGGGGTTGTTCTCGCTCATGGGCGGCTACGTGATCGTCACCAACCCCGGCTTCGGCTGGCCCACCGTGGCCAGATACCTGTTCGATATCCGTATCCTCAACGGCCTGTTGACCACCATCGAGCTCACGGTCATCGCCATGGTCCTCGGCTTCGTGATCGGCCTGGTCATCGCGGTCATGAGGATGTCGGACAACTCCCTCCTCCGCGGCGTGGCCGGCGCCTACATCTGGTTTTTCCGCGGCACTCCGCTGTTGGTGCAGATGCTCTTCTGGGGCTTTGCCGCCGTCCTGTTTCCCACGATCGGCATCGGCATCCCCGGCGGCCCGATGCTGGTGGAATGGAACACCAATGACCTGCTGCCCCTGTTTGTGGCCGGCATCCTGGGGCTGGGCCTGAACGAAGGAGCCTACATGGCCGAAATCGTGCGCGCGGGCCTCATGGGTGTTCCGGCCGGGCAGTCCGAGGCATCCCACGCCATGGGCTTCAGCCGGATGGAAACCCTGCGCCACGTGGTCATTCCACAGGCCATGAAGATCATCCTTCCGCCCGTGGGCAATGAGACCATCTCCATGCTCAAGACCACCTCGCTGGTGATTGTGATCGGCGTCGGGGACCTGCTGTACAACACCCAGCAGATCTACGCCCGCAACCTCGAGCAGATCCCGCTGCTGATCGTCGCGAGCCTCTGGTACATCCTGCTCACCACCATCCTCTCGCTCATCCAGGCCCGCATAGAGAAGCGGTACTCCCGCGGCAACGTGCTGCAGGCACGAAAGGCGTAA
- a CDS encoding PLP-dependent aminotransferase family protein, protein MTTTTALSHVDRMAKRAAGFQPSPVRAVFDISMQPGMISLAGGNPYLPVLPMGRIAAMAGEVVARRGLEALQYGSGAGTEELQALICQVMELEGIKAAPENVQITAGSQMALELVTKLFCDPGDVVIAEGPTYVGALGVFEGFQAEVAHVAMDSDGVDPDRLQEVISGLKAAGKTIKFFYTIPNFNNPSGISLSMERRQRVVDICRAEGVLIVEDNPYGLLSFDSTLKPALHTLDPDNVFYLGSFSKIFAPGLRVGWVVAPQDVRGRLQIASEATTICPSVLSQLVVEQYIGSFDWCGQIDAYSAVYAARCQATLDALAAHMPEGTGWTTPTGGFFTWVTLPEGTDTERVLAAAIEAGVVFVPGSAFYADGGGANQLRIAFSYAQEEQLTEGVKRLAEAIRKA, encoded by the coding sequence ATGACCACTACAACAGCACTGTCCCATGTAGACCGGATGGCCAAGCGCGCGGCCGGTTTCCAGCCCTCGCCCGTGCGCGCTGTATTCGACATCTCGATGCAGCCGGGCATGATTTCCCTGGCCGGCGGCAATCCGTACCTGCCGGTTCTTCCGATGGGCCGCATCGCTGCCATGGCGGGCGAGGTGGTTGCACGCCGCGGCCTGGAGGCCCTGCAGTACGGTTCCGGCGCCGGAACCGAGGAACTGCAGGCCCTGATCTGCCAGGTCATGGAGCTCGAAGGCATCAAGGCGGCTCCGGAAAACGTGCAGATCACCGCAGGCTCGCAGATGGCCCTTGAACTGGTAACCAAACTCTTCTGCGATCCGGGGGACGTGGTGATTGCCGAAGGACCCACCTACGTGGGCGCCCTGGGCGTGTTCGAAGGCTTCCAGGCCGAAGTGGCACATGTCGCCATGGACAGCGACGGTGTTGATCCTGACCGTCTGCAGGAAGTCATCTCCGGACTCAAGGCAGCCGGCAAGACCATCAAGTTCTTCTACACCATCCCCAACTTCAACAACCCTTCCGGCATCAGCCTGTCCATGGAGCGGCGGCAGCGCGTGGTGGACATTTGCCGGGCCGAAGGCGTGCTGATCGTCGAGGACAACCCGTACGGACTCCTGAGCTTTGACAGCACGCTGAAGCCCGCCCTGCACACGCTCGATCCGGACAACGTGTTCTACCTTGGCTCGTTCTCCAAGATCTTCGCCCCCGGGCTGCGCGTCGGCTGGGTGGTGGCGCCGCAGGACGTGCGCGGGCGCCTCCAGATCGCTTCCGAAGCCACCACCATCTGCCCTTCCGTGCTGAGCCAGCTAGTGGTGGAGCAGTACATCGGCAGCTTCGACTGGTGCGGCCAGATCGACGCCTACAGTGCGGTCTACGCCGCCCGCTGCCAGGCCACCCTGGACGCCTTGGCCGCCCACATGCCGGAGGGAACCGGCTGGACCACGCCCACGGGAGGATTCTTCACCTGGGTCACGCTGCCGGAGGGCACCGACACCGAACGGGTGCTCGCAGCGGCGATCGAGGCCGGAGTGGTGTTTGTGCCCGGCAGTGCGTTTTACGCCGACGGCGGCGGTGCCAACCAGCTGCGCATCGCCTTCTCCTACGCCCAGGAAGAACAGCTCACCGAGGGCGTCAAGCGCCTGGCCGAGGCCATCCGCAAGGCCTGA
- a CDS encoding amino acid ABC transporter ATP-binding protein: protein MSEVQFLNVHKDFSGMEVLKGINFTVEAGQVACLIGPSGSGKSTLLRCVNHLETTSSGTILVGGRMIGYEVHGDRLIEAHQKDINRRRSRIGMVFQSFNLFGHMTALENVMMGPVKLLKVPKARAEAEARELLAKVGLADRTGHYPAQLSGGQQQRVAIARALSMKPDLMLFDEPTSALDPELVGEVLDVMKALARDGMTMIVVTHEMGFAREVADVVAFMDGGVIVEAGDPNEIISRPQHERTKAFLSKVL, encoded by the coding sequence ATGTCTGAAGTACAGTTCCTCAACGTCCACAAGGACTTCTCCGGCATGGAGGTCCTCAAAGGCATCAACTTCACCGTTGAAGCCGGGCAGGTGGCCTGCCTGATCGGACCCTCCGGTTCCGGCAAGTCCACCCTGCTGCGCTGCGTCAACCACCTCGAAACCACCAGCTCCGGGACCATTCTGGTGGGCGGGCGCATGATCGGCTACGAAGTCCACGGGGACCGGCTCATCGAGGCACACCAGAAGGACATCAACAGGCGCCGCTCCCGGATCGGCATGGTGTTCCAGTCCTTCAACCTCTTCGGGCACATGACGGCCCTGGAGAACGTGATGATGGGCCCGGTCAAGCTCCTCAAGGTCCCCAAGGCGCGGGCCGAAGCGGAAGCCCGCGAACTCCTGGCCAAGGTGGGCCTGGCCGACCGCACCGGGCACTACCCTGCCCAGCTCTCCGGCGGCCAGCAGCAACGGGTGGCCATTGCCAGGGCGCTTTCCATGAAGCCCGATCTCATGCTCTTCGATGAGCCCACCTCCGCCTTGGACCCCGAACTTGTGGGCGAAGTCCTGGACGTCATGAAGGCCCTGGCCCGCGACGGCATGACCATGATCGTGGTGACCCACGAGATGGGCTTCGCACGCGAAGTGGCGGACGTGGTGGCGTTCATGGATGGCGGCGTCATTGTCGAAGCCGGCGATCCCAACGAGATCATCTCCCGTCCCCAGCACGAGCGCACCAAGGCGTTCCTCTCCAAAGTGCTCTAG
- a CDS encoding M20/M25/M40 family metallo-hydrolase: MGEHHDAMAAEAVEFCRSLIRIDSTNTGDPATTGDGESRCAEYIQSLLAETGLECQWVEKVPGRGNIVVRMKGRDPDAAALLVHGHTDVVPADVIDWTVDPFSGEVKDGFIWGRGAVDMKDMVAMTVAAVRQLRRENFVPRRDIVFAFVADEEIAGEFGAGFLVDEHPDLFHGVTEAIGEIGGFSLQLNEDLRIYLLGVAEKGVAWATLTARGTTGHGSIVPNEANAVARLSAALAHISSYEWPVVRSASITALAEQLGEVLGRPLDLDRLDEELGSLGSLAAMLRPGLRSSTVPTQFHAGYQTNVVPGTATATVDCRIAPGTDDEFKEQFMELLGPGIEVSWSEGRSLEAPANGPLLDAMKAAITAVDPAGRGLPFVISGATDAKAFSRLGINCYGFSPLRLPADFDFAGMFHGIDERVPVTALQAGTRILHRFLSAQ, from the coding sequence GTGGGGGAACATCATGACGCCATGGCCGCCGAGGCCGTGGAGTTTTGCCGCAGCCTGATCCGGATCGACTCCACCAACACCGGTGACCCGGCCACCACCGGCGACGGCGAATCACGCTGCGCCGAATACATCCAGTCGCTGCTCGCGGAAACCGGCCTCGAGTGCCAGTGGGTCGAAAAAGTACCGGGCCGCGGCAACATTGTAGTCCGGATGAAAGGCCGAGACCCGGACGCGGCGGCCCTTCTGGTCCACGGCCACACGGACGTCGTCCCCGCGGACGTGATCGACTGGACCGTGGACCCGTTCTCCGGCGAGGTCAAGGACGGCTTCATCTGGGGGCGCGGAGCGGTGGACATGAAGGACATGGTTGCCATGACCGTGGCCGCCGTTCGCCAGCTGCGCCGGGAAAACTTCGTCCCGCGGCGGGACATCGTCTTCGCCTTCGTGGCCGATGAAGAAATAGCCGGAGAGTTCGGAGCCGGGTTCCTGGTGGACGAACACCCGGATCTGTTCCATGGCGTCACCGAGGCGATCGGCGAGATCGGTGGATTCTCCCTCCAGCTGAATGAGGACCTGCGCATCTACCTTCTGGGCGTCGCGGAAAAGGGTGTCGCCTGGGCAACGCTGACGGCCCGGGGAACCACGGGCCACGGTTCGATCGTGCCCAACGAAGCCAACGCCGTCGCGCGCCTTTCGGCCGCCCTGGCCCACATCTCCTCGTACGAATGGCCGGTGGTCCGGAGCGCCTCGATCACAGCCCTGGCGGAGCAGCTGGGCGAGGTTCTCGGCCGTCCCCTGGATCTCGACAGGCTCGACGAAGAGCTCGGCTCCCTGGGATCGCTCGCCGCGATGCTCCGCCCCGGACTGCGCAGCAGCACCGTCCCCACCCAGTTCCACGCCGGCTACCAGACCAACGTTGTCCCCGGCACGGCCACCGCCACGGTGGACTGCCGCATCGCTCCCGGCACCGATGACGAGTTCAAGGAACAATTCATGGAACTTCTGGGGCCGGGCATCGAGGTGAGCTGGTCCGAGGGCCGCTCCCTTGAGGCACCGGCCAATGGCCCCCTCCTGGACGCCATGAAAGCGGCGATCACCGCCGTCGACCCCGCCGGAAGGGGACTGCCGTTCGTCATTTCCGGGGCCACGGATGCCAAGGCATTCTCCCGGCTGGGCATCAACTGCTACGGCTTCTCGCCCTTGAGGCTTCCCGCGGACTTTGACTTCGCCGGCATGTTCCATGGCATCGACGAACGCGTCCCCGTCACGGCGCTCCAAGCCGGAACCCGAATCCTGCACCGTTTTCTCTCCGCCCAGTAA